Proteins encoded within one genomic window of Haladaptatus sp. QDMS2:
- a CDS encoding 50S ribosomal protein L21e produces the protein MPNSHGPLKNTRNKLSNKPRERGTSPPQRAVQQFEAGEKVHLHIDPSVPDGRFHPRFNGHTGEVLEAQGRAYKIAITDGGKRKTIIAKPAHLRRQK, from the coding sequence ATGCCGAACTCCCACGGGCCCCTCAAAAACACCCGGAACAAGCTTTCGAACAAACCACGAGAGCGCGGTACTTCCCCGCCACAGCGTGCTGTCCAGCAGTTCGAGGCTGGCGAGAAGGTGCACCTGCACATCGACCCATCCGTCCCGGACGGCCGCTTCCACCCGCGGTTCAACGGTCACACCGGCGAGGTCCTCGAAGCACAGGGCCGCGCGTACAAAATCGCAATCACTGACGGTGGAAAGCGGAAGACCATCATCGCGAAGCCCGCTCACCTCCGCCGTCAGAAATGA
- a CDS encoding HVO_2753 family zinc finger protein — protein MSGSQQVSARKCVSCGINISGTNAAAFKCPDCGQQIYRCAKCRKQSNLYECPDCGFTGP, from the coding sequence ATGAGCGGGAGTCAACAAGTTTCTGCACGGAAGTGCGTTTCGTGCGGAATCAACATTTCCGGCACCAACGCCGCCGCATTCAAGTGTCCAGACTGCGGCCAGCAGATTTACCGCTGTGCGAAGTGCCGAAAGCAGAGTAACCTCTATGAGTGTCCTGACTGCGGATTCACGGGTCCATAA
- a CDS encoding DUF2391 domain-containing protein → MDDRGNGSRDGGSTLADLAQQFDRLESTVDEQAKEQVREARAVAMEVGQTTASVFGNTIKGFDRADAAEAFVGAIIFGIPMFVESGTLEAGAFISTHPLYLVATVLIAVGIVIGLLYVADIQDVRITNPILGVFPRRLVGVVGISFGAAVLMMSAWGRVGWADPWLAFCQVSVAFVPMVIGAALGDILPGS, encoded by the coding sequence ATGGACGACCGTGGAAACGGGTCACGAGACGGGGGGTCGACGCTCGCGGACCTCGCCCAGCAGTTCGACCGCCTCGAATCCACGGTCGACGAACAGGCGAAAGAACAGGTCCGCGAGGCGCGTGCCGTCGCGATGGAAGTCGGGCAGACCACCGCCTCCGTGTTCGGGAACACGATCAAGGGTTTCGACCGGGCGGACGCCGCGGAGGCGTTCGTCGGAGCCATCATCTTCGGCATCCCGATGTTCGTCGAAAGTGGCACGCTCGAAGCGGGAGCATTCATCTCGACGCACCCGTTGTATCTGGTTGCGACGGTGCTCATCGCCGTCGGCATCGTCATCGGCCTGCTCTACGTCGCGGACATTCAGGACGTGCGGATTACGAACCCTATCCTCGGAGTGTTCCCCCGGCGACTGGTCGGCGTCGTCGGCATCTCCTTTGGCGCGGCGGTGCTCATGATGAGCGCGTGGGGACGGGTTGGCTGGGCCGACCCGTGGCTCGCGTTCTGTCAGGTGAGCGTTGCGTTCGTGCCGATGGTCATCGGCGCTGCGCTCGGCGATATTCTGCCGGGCAGTTGA
- a CDS encoding 16S ribosomal RNA methyltransferase A yields the protein MTNPDGSETTRDPTSGHRRADALIKRAGVRADTNQDQHFLVDDRVLDRLPTHATGADIDLSHVLEIGPGAGVLTARLLAVADRVTAVERDKRFAEFLRREFAEEIDAGRLTLIEGDALDVDLPDDVTASISNLPYSVSSEISFRLLPREIPLILMFQKEFAERMAAAPATDEYGRLSVTAGHYADIDVVETVPKSAFSPPPQVESAIVRAMPRKPEYEVPDDEFFLNFVTAVFTQRRKTMRNAVRNTAHISHLGDPKAVVAAADEDLMSMRAGKVTPAQFAELATLAYEVGDPDV from the coding sequence ATGACGAACCCAGATGGGAGCGAGACGACGCGTGACCCGACGAGCGGCCACCGACGAGCAGACGCACTCATCAAGCGGGCGGGGGTTCGCGCCGACACCAACCAGGACCAGCACTTTCTCGTAGACGACCGTGTGCTGGACCGCTTGCCGACCCACGCGACGGGCGCGGACATCGACCTCTCGCACGTTCTCGAAATCGGCCCCGGTGCGGGCGTGCTCACGGCCCGCCTGCTCGCGGTCGCAGACCGAGTCACCGCCGTCGAGCGCGACAAACGGTTCGCCGAGTTCCTGCGCCGTGAGTTCGCAGAAGAAATCGACGCGGGAAGGCTCACCCTCATCGAAGGCGACGCCCTCGACGTGGACCTGCCCGACGACGTGACGGCCTCCATCTCGAACCTGCCGTACAGCGTTTCCAGTGAGATTTCCTTCCGCCTGCTTCCCCGCGAGATTCCACTCATCTTGATGTTCCAAAAGGAGTTCGCAGAGCGAATGGCCGCGGCCCCCGCCACCGACGAGTACGGTCGTCTCTCGGTGACGGCAGGCCACTACGCCGACATCGACGTCGTCGAAACGGTCCCGAAGTCGGCGTTCTCGCCGCCGCCACAGGTCGAGAGTGCCATCGTCCGGGCGATGCCCCGAAAACCGGAGTACGAAGTGCCCGACGACGAGTTCTTCCTGAACTTCGTGACCGCGGTGTTCACCCAGCGACGCAAAACGATGCGCAACGCGGTGCGGAACACGGCGCACATCTCACACCTCGGTGACCCGAAGGCCGTCGTCGCGGCGGCCGACGAGGACCTGATGAGTATGCGCGCAGGGAAGGTGACGCCTGCGCAGTTCGCCGAACTGGCGACGCTGGCCTACGAGGTGGGCGACCCCGACGTATGA
- a CDS encoding universal stress protein: MYDTILVPTDGSDGAALAENHAISLAHVVGAHIHFLYVVDTSHYGEVLLLDDIQAGLEREGAKVIEKARDGGTKAGVATAGTVVVGVPDDEIVDYATEHDVDLVVMGTHGRRGVSRYFLGSTAERVVRMSPVPVLTIREGPA; the protein is encoded by the coding sequence ATGTACGACACGATTCTCGTCCCCACCGACGGGAGTGATGGGGCGGCTCTCGCCGAGAACCACGCGATCTCGCTCGCGCATGTGGTCGGTGCACACATTCACTTTCTCTACGTGGTCGATACGAGTCACTACGGTGAGGTACTCCTCCTCGACGACATCCAGGCAGGACTCGAACGCGAGGGGGCGAAGGTCATCGAGAAAGCCCGTGACGGAGGAACGAAGGCCGGAGTTGCCACAGCGGGGACCGTCGTCGTCGGCGTTCCGGACGACGAAATCGTGGACTACGCGACCGAACACGACGTGGACCTCGTCGTGATGGGAACACACGGACGTCGTGGAGTCAGCCGGTACTTTCTCGGGAGTACCGCAGAGCGCGTCGTTCGTATGTCACCGGTACCGGTGCTGACGATTCGAGAAGGACCAGCCTGA
- a CDS encoding HemK2/MTQ2 family protein methyltransferase, protein MKDLADRRGVETEVYQPAEDSRLLAEAAVSHVTPDDRVLEVGTGSGYVAATVAQETGARVVGCDVNPHACVQARERGVEAVRTNLTDGFRDGSFDVVLFNPPYLPTEPAEEWDDWMEVALSGGEDGRAVIEPFLDSVGRVLAPDGDVLLLVSTLTNLEAVRERAAHAGFDAETILEESYPFERLTIERLFQE, encoded by the coding sequence ATGAAAGACCTCGCCGACCGTCGTGGCGTGGAGACCGAGGTGTATCAGCCAGCGGAGGATTCGCGGCTACTCGCGGAAGCCGCCGTCTCGCACGTCACGCCCGACGATCGCGTGCTCGAAGTCGGAACCGGGTCTGGATACGTCGCGGCGACCGTCGCACAAGAGACCGGCGCGCGAGTCGTCGGCTGTGACGTGAACCCCCACGCCTGTGTCCAGGCTCGCGAACGGGGCGTCGAAGCCGTCCGAACGAACCTGACCGACGGGTTTCGCGACGGGAGTTTCGACGTGGTGCTGTTCAACCCGCCGTACCTGCCAACCGAACCGGCCGAAGAGTGGGACGACTGGATGGAAGTCGCGCTCTCTGGCGGCGAGGACGGCCGTGCAGTCATCGAGCCGTTCCTCGATTCGGTGGGGCGCGTCCTTGCCCCCGATGGCGACGTGCTGTTGCTCGTGAGCACGCTCACCAACCTCGAAGCGGTGCGCGAGCGGGCAGCCCACGCAGGATTCGACGCAGAGACGATTCTCGAAGAATCCTACCCCTTCGAGCGGTTGACCATCGAGCGACTCTTCCAGGAGTAA
- a CDS encoding DUF655 domain-containing protein — protein MSDTESGEPTTAVILDYLPHGKSGDDRPQYQKQAVAYALTEAGFELLELLLTEEADLNIGDRVTVKPRDDQVETVRRVEYDDLTGAGRAELEYVVRDIVDANEQRFVDFYNDAQPISLRLHQLNLLPGIGKKLRNNILEQRKRGPFESFEELEERVKGLHKPKEVLVERILEELHDDDLKYKAFVRREN, from the coding sequence ATGAGCGATACCGAGAGCGGTGAACCGACGACTGCCGTCATCTTGGACTACCTTCCACACGGCAAGAGTGGCGACGACCGACCACAGTACCAGAAACAGGCCGTCGCGTACGCACTCACCGAAGCAGGCTTCGAACTCCTCGAGTTGCTGCTCACCGAGGAGGCCGACCTGAACATCGGTGACCGCGTAACCGTAAAACCGAGAGACGACCAGGTCGAGACGGTTCGACGCGTCGAGTACGACGACCTGACGGGGGCGGGCCGGGCGGAACTCGAATACGTCGTCCGCGATATCGTGGACGCGAACGAACAGCGGTTCGTCGATTTCTACAACGACGCCCAACCCATCTCCCTGCGCCTCCACCAGTTGAACCTGCTGCCCGGCATCGGGAAGAAACTGCGCAACAACATCTTAGAACAGCGAAAGCGCGGCCCCTTCGAGAGCTTCGAGGAACTCGAAGAGCGCGTCAAAGGCCTGCACAAGCCAAAGGAAGTGCTCGTAGAGCGCATCTTAGAGGAACTCCACGACGACGACCTGAAGTACAAGGCGTTCGTCCGCCGGGAGAACTGA
- a CDS encoding cystathionine gamma-synthase, whose protein sequence is MDSEHIETRAIHAGQEPDEETGALMTPIHANSTYVQDGPGEHRGYEYSRTGNPTRTDLEANLAALENGAHGRCFSSGMGAINTVLNLLESGDHVVAGNDVYGGTHRIFTQVYEKYDLSFDFVDTTDLSAVRDAMRDETALVWVETPTNPLMNINDIGALADIAHEHDALCTVDNTFATPYLQRPLDHGADIVAHSLTKYLGGHSDVIGGALVTDDADLDEEIGFYQNSVGATPGPFGCFLVLRGTKTLPVRMDRHCENARALAEWLADHENVSEVFYPGLESHPQHDLAAEQMDDFGGMLSFEFDGTLEQASTVVSETDVFTLAESLGGVESLIEQPAAMTHAAIPKEERLAAGLTDSLIRVSVGIEHVDDLKADLQQAFDAAL, encoded by the coding sequence ATGGACTCAGAGCACATCGAGACGCGCGCCATCCACGCCGGCCAGGAACCCGACGAGGAGACGGGTGCGCTGATGACGCCAATCCACGCGAACTCGACGTACGTCCAGGACGGCCCCGGCGAGCACCGTGGCTACGAGTACTCTCGGACGGGCAACCCGACGCGCACCGACCTCGAAGCGAATCTCGCCGCGCTCGAAAACGGCGCACACGGGCGCTGTTTCTCCTCGGGGATGGGGGCCATCAACACCGTGCTCAACCTCCTCGAGTCGGGTGACCACGTCGTCGCGGGCAACGACGTCTACGGGGGCACCCACCGCATCTTCACACAGGTCTACGAGAAGTACGACCTCTCGTTCGACTTCGTGGACACGACCGATTTATCCGCCGTCCGCGATGCCATGCGCGACGAGACGGCACTCGTCTGGGTCGAGACGCCGACCAACCCGCTGATGAACATAAACGACATCGGCGCGCTCGCGGACATCGCCCACGAACACGACGCCCTCTGCACGGTGGACAACACCTTCGCCACGCCGTACCTCCAGCGCCCCCTCGACCACGGCGCGGACATCGTCGCCCACTCGCTCACGAAGTACCTCGGCGGCCACTCCGACGTCATCGGCGGCGCGCTCGTCACGGACGACGCAGACTTAGACGAGGAAATCGGCTTCTACCAGAACTCCGTCGGCGCGACGCCCGGCCCGTTCGGGTGCTTCCTCGTCCTTCGCGGGACGAAAACTCTTCCCGTCCGCATGGACCGTCACTGCGAGAACGCCCGCGCACTCGCCGAGTGGTTAGCCGACCACGAGAACGTCTCCGAGGTGTTCTACCCCGGCCTCGAATCCCACCCACAACACGACCTCGCCGCAGAACAGATGGACGACTTCGGCGGGATGCTCTCGTTCGAATTCGACGGAACGCTCGAACAGGCCAGCACTGTCGTGAGCGAGACTGACGTATTCACGCTCGCAGAGAGTCTCGGCGGCGTCGAGAGCCTCATCGAGCAGCCGGCAGCGATGACCCACGCCGCTATCCCGAAAGAAGAGCGCCTCGCAGCAGGCCTCACGGACAGCCTCATCCGCGTCAGCGTGGGCATCGAACACGTAGACGACCTGAAAGCAGACCTCCAGCAGGCCTTCGACGCCGCGCTGTAG
- a CDS encoding guanosine monophosphate reductase — MEIRTGLSYGDVLLVPQRSAVDSRSDIDLSTNLTPNLELDTPLVSAAMDTVTEADLAIELSRLGGIGTIHRFLTIAEQAAQVERVKAAGERVAAAVGINEDYRERTEACLEAGADCIMMDVAHGHMEACLDAAARIDWEYDAELVVGNVVTAEAVQDLYEAGADGVKVGVGPGSHCTTREVAGAGKPQLTAIDDCADVATELGIPLCADGGVRTSGDAAKALMAGADTVMMGSFFAGTDEAPGDIVTHGDQRFKRTRGMASSAAANARTDKESNPSADEGVDGLTPYKGSLAPLVSEFLAGVRSGVSYCGGHTIAEARANAEFIRVAASAQEREGAHGVALDLEPAAEAAPIPPLQ, encoded by the coding sequence ATGGAAATCAGAACGGGACTTTCTTACGGCGACGTGCTCCTCGTGCCACAGCGGTCTGCGGTGGACAGTCGGAGCGATATCGACCTCTCGACAAATTTGACGCCGAATCTCGAACTCGACACGCCGCTCGTCAGCGCGGCGATGGACACAGTGACGGAAGCCGACCTGGCAATCGAACTCTCGCGGCTCGGTGGCATCGGCACCATCCACCGCTTTCTCACGATTGCCGAACAGGCCGCACAGGTCGAACGCGTGAAGGCAGCAGGCGAACGCGTTGCCGCCGCCGTCGGCATCAACGAAGATTACCGCGAACGCACGGAGGCGTGCCTCGAAGCGGGCGCAGACTGTATCATGATGGACGTCGCCCACGGCCACATGGAGGCATGTCTCGACGCCGCCGCCCGCATCGACTGGGAGTACGACGCCGAACTCGTCGTCGGGAACGTGGTCACCGCCGAAGCCGTCCAGGACCTCTACGAGGCTGGCGCAGACGGCGTGAAAGTCGGCGTCGGGCCGGGGTCACACTGCACGACCCGCGAGGTGGCAGGCGCGGGCAAACCGCAACTGACCGCTATCGACGACTGTGCCGACGTCGCCACGGAACTGGGCATTCCACTCTGCGCGGACGGCGGCGTCCGCACCTCGGGCGACGCAGCGAAGGCGCTCATGGCCGGGGCGGACACCGTCATGATGGGCAGTTTCTTCGCTGGAACTGACGAGGCACCGGGCGACATCGTCACCCACGGCGACCAGCGGTTCAAGCGAACCCGCGGGATGGCGAGTTCGGCGGCCGCGAACGCCCGAACGGACAAGGAGAGCAACCCATCGGCCGACGAGGGCGTAGACGGTCTGACGCCGTACAAAGGCTCCCTCGCGCCGCTCGTCTCCGAGTTCCTCGCGGGCGTGCGGTCCGGCGTGAGCTACTGCGGCGGACACACCATCGCCGAAGCCCGGGCAAACGCGGAGTTCATTCGCGTGGCAGCGAGCGCACAGGAGCGCGAGGGCGCACACGGCGTCGCACTCGACCTCGAACCGGCAGCAGAGGCTGCCCCGATACCCCCACTCCAGTAG
- a CDS encoding VIT1/CCC1 transporter family protein, which yields MIGQLLGDDIEPSGRYIAELVYGANDGIVTTFAVVAGVAGATLSPTIVIILGVANLFADGFSMGMSNFLSRRSDIAYRETIGEAPVADDKTPGKTAFATFLGFVTIGWTPLLPYVFGMEPAFTISIFVTAFVFFFVGASRSFVTSLGWLRAGLEMLVVGMLAAGVAYAIGAAIAGLL from the coding sequence ATGATTGGCCAGTTACTCGGCGACGACATCGAGCCTTCGGGCCGATACATCGCCGAACTCGTCTATGGCGCAAACGACGGCATCGTCACCACGTTCGCCGTCGTCGCTGGCGTCGCCGGGGCCACGCTCTCGCCGACCATCGTCATCATCCTCGGCGTTGCCAACCTCTTTGCAGACGGCTTCTCGATGGGGATGAGCAACTTTCTCAGCCGTCGGTCTGACATCGCCTACAGAGAGACGATTGGTGAAGCGCCGGTCGCAGACGACAAAACGCCTGGAAAGACGGCCTTCGCCACCTTCCTCGGGTTCGTGACGATCGGGTGGACTCCGCTTCTACCCTACGTGTTCGGCATGGAACCGGCGTTCACCATCTCGATTTTCGTCACTGCGTTCGTCTTCTTCTTCGTCGGCGCGAGTCGAAGCTTCGTCACGTCGCTGGGCTGGCTTCGCGCCGGTCTCGAAATGCTCGTCGTCGGGATGCTCGCCGCAGGCGTGGCCTACGCCATCGGTGCGGCCATTGCGGGACTCCTCTAA
- a CDS encoding mechanosensitive ion channel family protein, whose protein sequence is MSFHAEFLAWLESLFLTPESQIVGTVVVAVGLAIALLGLNASGAVLKDYINSWLVEVSQIAIGGALITGAVLLLVVIWGAASQVLSALSFLALTPAQVVLVLFTFVLFMTAVALMRAVKHTVDRFVEKHDEVTDHQRQMTNRIAQVTIFALASLIALNLWGVDLGNLLLGAGFLGLVLGLAARQTLGSALAGFVLLFSRPFEVRDWVEIGENEGIVTDITLVNTRIRTFDDEYLIIPNDQVTGDEIVNKSRRGRLRVTVDVGVDYETDVDRAVEVAGQAMNGLDEIRSVPSSHAVLKEFGDSAVVLELRFWIDDPTARKKWKAQTAVISAVKTTFDEDGIKIPFPQRELTGRPESEGLRVRGEQRAASARQESQAGVAANSSGESADDHEATDDDGDGNEEDDDDKTVADIIEETTEDDESSEGGEPPEDEASTETEKQAADGEATE, encoded by the coding sequence ATGAGTTTTCACGCTGAATTTCTCGCGTGGCTCGAATCGCTGTTCTTGACTCCCGAGTCGCAAATCGTCGGAACGGTCGTCGTCGCCGTCGGACTCGCCATTGCGCTCCTAGGGCTCAATGCCTCCGGAGCGGTGCTGAAAGACTACATCAACAGTTGGCTGGTCGAAGTCTCACAGATTGCAATCGGCGGAGCATTGATTACGGGAGCAGTGTTGCTTCTCGTCGTCATCTGGGGTGCAGCATCGCAGGTCCTCTCTGCACTCTCGTTTCTCGCGCTCACACCAGCGCAAGTCGTCCTCGTGTTGTTCACCTTCGTGTTGTTCATGACCGCAGTCGCACTCATGCGGGCGGTCAAGCACACCGTCGACCGATTCGTCGAGAAACACGACGAGGTGACAGACCACCAGCGCCAGATGACCAACCGCATCGCGCAGGTCACGATTTTCGCGCTCGCCTCGCTCATCGCGCTCAATCTCTGGGGCGTGGACCTCGGGAACCTCCTGCTCGGCGCTGGATTCCTCGGCCTCGTGCTCGGGCTCGCTGCCCGCCAGACGCTCGGGTCCGCGCTCGCGGGCTTCGTCCTGTTGTTCTCCCGTCCGTTCGAGGTGCGCGACTGGGTGGAAATCGGCGAAAACGAGGGCATCGTCACCGACATCACCCTCGTCAACACGCGCATTCGCACCTTCGACGACGAGTACCTCATCATCCCGAACGACCAGGTGACGGGCGACGAAATCGTGAACAAGTCACGACGGGGTCGCCTCCGCGTCACCGTCGATGTCGGCGTCGATTACGAGACGGACGTAGACCGCGCCGTCGAAGTCGCCGGACAGGCGATGAACGGGCTGGACGAGATTCGTTCAGTTCCGAGTTCCCACGCCGTGTTAAAGGAGTTCGGCGACTCGGCGGTCGTCCTCGAACTGCGCTTCTGGATCGACGACCCGACCGCCCGCAAGAAGTGGAAGGCCCAGACGGCCGTCATCAGCGCGGTGAAAACCACCTTCGACGAGGATGGCATCAAGATCCCGTTCCCACAGCGCGAACTCACGGGCCGCCCGGAATCCGAAGGCCTTCGGGTTCGCGGGGAACAGCGCGCAGCAAGTGCTCGGCAGGAATCGCAGGCCGGAGTCGCGGCGAACAGCAGCGGCGAGTCAGCCGACGACCACGAGGCTACGGATGACGATGGCGATGGGAATGAAGAAGATGACGACGACAAGACCGTCGCCGACATCATCGAGGAGACGACGGAGGACGACGAGTCGTCGGAGGGCGGAGAACCGCCAGAAGACGAAGCGTCAACAGAAACCGAAAAGCAGGCCGCAGACGGGGAGGCAACGGAATGA
- a CDS encoding elongation factor 1-beta, which translates to MGKVAAKMKVMPSSPEIDLDDLQDRLEQALPEGAKINGFERDNVAFGLIALLPTVIVPDGAGGTEAVEEAFIEVDGVESVSVENVGRI; encoded by the coding sequence ATGGGAAAAGTAGCCGCCAAGATGAAGGTCATGCCGAGCAGCCCTGAAATCGATCTCGACGACCTCCAGGACCGCCTGGAGCAGGCCCTGCCCGAGGGCGCAAAGATCAACGGCTTCGAGCGCGACAACGTCGCGTTCGGCCTCATCGCACTCCTGCCAACCGTCATCGTCCCCGACGGTGCCGGCGGCACGGAAGCAGTCGAAGAAGCGTTCATCGAAGTCGACGGGGTCGAGTCCGTCTCCGTCGAGAACGTCGGCCGTATCTAA
- a CDS encoding MBL fold metallo-hydrolase translates to MSLPAAVHDIALSVPFGDRDIQIHPVAIETDHGLILVDAAVPDAVGDIDAQLGEFDYSVEDIAIVLLTHHDADHIAGLAQVVERSRALVCAHRDEAPYIEGRKDPVKGNWVPDPVSVDIELVDGVTFRTDAGPMRVVATPGHSPGHCSLYFPTARTLVAGDALNVGDGLVGPKPEFTPDMDGAIESVAKLARLDVATTHCYHGGTVDEGTSRIKRIRDELQ, encoded by the coding sequence ATGTCGCTCCCTGCGGCGGTTCACGACATCGCACTCTCCGTCCCGTTTGGTGACCGAGACATCCAGATTCATCCAGTCGCAATCGAAACTGACCACGGACTCATTCTCGTGGATGCGGCGGTTCCTGACGCGGTCGGTGATATCGACGCCCAACTTGGCGAGTTCGATTATTCCGTCGAAGACATCGCCATTGTCCTCCTCACGCACCACGACGCAGACCACATCGCTGGCCTCGCACAGGTCGTCGAACGAAGCCGTGCGCTCGTCTGTGCCCACCGCGACGAAGCCCCCTACATCGAGGGGCGGAAAGACCCAGTGAAGGGCAACTGGGTTCCTGACCCGGTGTCGGTCGACATCGAACTCGTCGATGGTGTCACGTTCCGCACCGACGCCGGCCCGATGCGCGTCGTCGCCACGCCCGGCCACTCACCGGGGCACTGCTCGCTCTATTTCCCGACAGCGCGGACGCTCGTCGCGGGCGACGCGCTCAACGTGGGCGACGGACTCGTGGGACCAAAGCCGGAGTTCACGCCCGATATGGACGGGGCGATAGAATCGGTTGCGAAACTCGCCCGGCTGGACGTGGCAACCACTCACTGCTACCACGGCGGAACCGTGGACGAAGGGACGAGCCGAATCAAGCGAATACGCGACGAACTCCAGTAG
- a CDS encoding RNA polymerase Rpb4 family protein has protein sequence MTIFKEKLDEEYLTISEAKELLAEIEMERAADEEREMRYELARAIEHVNRFAVLSAEDANELVAELQDLEKVEEPTAYKIADLLPRDRDELRAIYAQERFALSGDELDEILNVVSKYV, from the coding sequence ATGACGATATTCAAAGAAAAGCTCGACGAGGAGTATCTCACTATCTCCGAAGCGAAGGAACTCCTCGCCGAGATAGAGATGGAGCGCGCCGCGGACGAAGAGCGTGAGATGCGCTATGAACTCGCGCGTGCCATTGAGCACGTAAACCGCTTTGCGGTCCTCTCTGCCGAGGACGCGAACGAGCTCGTCGCCGAACTCCAGGACCTGGAGAAGGTCGAGGAGCCGACGGCGTACAAAATCGCGGACCTCCTGCCGCGCGACCGCGACGAACTGCGGGCCATCTACGCACAGGAGCGGTTCGCACTTTCGGGCGACGAACTCGACGAGATTCTCAACGTCGTCTCGAAATACGTCTGA
- a CDS encoding VIT1/CCC1 family protein codes for MVTAADRARYLANWQDEIDSASLYRTIAASEPQPQLAEVYARLAETEAEHAAFWAEKAEAAGGTLPPERPSWRARTLGWLARRFGPNLILPTLTAAENAGRSSYLGQPEVAGTTLPADERSHATLLRTIDATGGVEGSTLARLEGRHRSASGNALRAAVLGANDGLVSNLSLVMGVAGAALSGSAILITGLAGLLAGAGSMAMGEWLSVQSSRELYQRQIDIEAEELRTVPAEEAEELALIYQAKGLPEEQARHLADRLVSDEQTALDTLAREELGINPEELGGSAWEAAATSFVLFALGAIVPVAPFAFLSGTTAVVTSLGLSAVALFAIGAAITLLTGRSLLYSGGRQVLIGLAAAALTFGVGTLIGVSLAG; via the coding sequence ATGGTCACCGCTGCTGACAGAGCTCGGTATCTTGCTAACTGGCAGGATGAAATCGACAGCGCGTCACTCTATCGAACAATCGCCGCGAGTGAACCACAACCGCAACTCGCGGAGGTATACGCACGACTCGCCGAAACGGAAGCTGAACACGCGGCCTTCTGGGCCGAGAAGGCCGAGGCCGCAGGCGGAACGCTTCCACCGGAACGCCCATCGTGGCGGGCACGAACGCTCGGCTGGCTCGCCCGGCGATTCGGCCCGAACCTGATTCTCCCGACGCTCACCGCCGCGGAGAATGCAGGACGGTCTTCCTACCTCGGGCAACCGGAAGTCGCGGGAACCACCCTGCCTGCGGACGAACGCTCGCACGCGACTTTGCTCCGGACCATCGACGCGACAGGGGGCGTCGAAGGGAGTACGCTCGCCCGACTGGAAGGTCGTCATCGCTCTGCGAGCGGGAACGCCCTTCGGGCTGCCGTTCTCGGGGCGAACGACGGCCTCGTCTCGAATCTGAGTCTCGTGATGGGCGTCGCGGGTGCGGCACTTTCCGGGTCTGCCATCCTCATCACTGGCCTCGCCGGACTGCTCGCCGGGGCGGGTTCGATGGCCATGGGCGAGTGGCTCTCGGTCCAGAGTTCGCGCGAACTCTACCAGCGTCAAATCGACATCGAAGCCGAAGAACTCCGTACGGTTCCAGCCGAAGAAGCCGAAGAACTCGCGCTCATCTACCAAGCGAAAGGGTTGCCGGAAGAACAGGCCCGCCACCTTGCGGACCGACTCGTTTCTGACGAGCAGACGGCGCTCGACACGCTGGCTCGTGAAGAACTCGGTATCAATCCCGAAGAACTCGGGGGTTCCGCGTGGGAGGCGGCGGCCACTTCGTTCGTGCTGTTTGCGCTCGGAGCCATCGTCCCCGTCGCGCCCTTTGCGTTCCTCAGCGGGACCACGGCCGTCGTCACCAGCCTCGGACTCAGCGCCGTCGCACTGTTCGCCATCGGTGCTGCAATCACCCTTCTCACCGGTCGGAGCCTGCTCTATTCCGGTGGCCGTCAGGTACTCATCGGGCTTGCTGCGGCCGCGCTCACCTTCGGCGTCGGGACGCTCATCGGCGTCTCGCTCGCCGGGTAA